CCACGTTGGTTTTGTTTCCAAAAGAATTACAGCTGGCAATACAGACTCTAAAAACTGCATTCAAATTTTCTTGGAACCCGAAATTACAGAACTTCAGGAGATTAAAGCCAATGCTATTCTGGCTTCGGGAATTTCTAAAAATACAGACGGTTCTCTTGTTATTAAACCCAAAAAATTTGGTATTCTGCCCGGACTTATTGAACCTGATGCATTGCAGACTATGCAGCAGGTTCCTGGCGTAAATAGTCTGGACGAAAGTGTCTCGAGCATCAATGTTCGTGGAGGCACACATGATCAGAATTTGTTTTTATGGAACGGAATCCGAATGTTTCAAACAGGACATTTTTTTGGTTTGATTTCTGTTTTTAATCCCAATTTAGCCCATACGATTTCGATTTATAAAAACGGAAGTTCTGCCTTTTACGGTGAAAGTGTATCAAGCGTTGTAGCGATTTCTTCTACACCAGAAACAGAAGAAAAAAACTCCTTCAGCGCGGGAATAAACATGATCAATGCTGATGTTTATGCAAAGTATAATTTTTCTAAAAAAAGTTATATCGAGATCTCGGCTCGTAAATCTATTACTGATTTTGTAGAAACTCCCACTTATAAAGAATATTTCAATAAAGTATTTCAAAATACTACCATTACTGACTTTTCGCAGAATCAAAACGTAGATTACCAAAGCGATAAAAAATTCGGCTTTTATGATGCAACACTGAAATACGCACAGAAAATTGGTCTCAAAGATCAAGTAGTATTGGATCTAATCACGATAAAAGACAATCTCGAAGTTTTTCAAAGCGCATCTTTTTATGACATAAACATATCTGAAAATAATATTTTACGCCAGCAGAATTATGGCGGTAATTTGTCATGGAAAAGAAACTGGAACAGCTTTAACACCACCAAAATTAATATTTACAATTCTACATACGAACTTTTAGCCAATCAAAAAACAACTTATGTAAACCAAATTGTGGTTCAGGAAAATACCGTAAACAATAATGGAATCAATTTAGAGAACAATCATATCCTAAGTCCTAAATTTAGTTTTAACAACGGGTACCAGTTTAATGAAATTGGGATAACAAATTTTGAGCAGGTAACTAATCCTGATTTCTATCGCAAAATAAAAGATGTACTGAGAACTCACGCTTTAATTTTAGAAGGAAAATATAATGACACTATCTCCAGAATATATTTTAAAACTGGAATACGCATTAATTACATTGAAAAATTTCAAAAATACATCGCAGAACCTAGATTTCAGTTTGGTTACGGAATTAGTAAAAGTTTAAATCTGGAATTATTGGGCGAACTGAAAAGCCAGAATACACAACAAATTATTGATTTACAGAAAGATTATTTTGGCATCGAAAAAAGACGCTGGATCATTTCAAACAACACTACAATTCCAATTCAGAAAAGCAGACAGCTGTCTCTAAATTTATTCTACAAAAAAAACGACTGGCTTCTAGATATTGAAAATTTTTATAAAAAAGTAATGGGAATTACGACTTCAAGTCAGGGCTTCCAGAATCAGTTGGAATTTGTACGAACTACGGGCGATTATGAAGTCTGGGGAACAGAAATGCTGGTGCAGAAAAAAATAAATCATTTTCTAACGTGGTTCAGCTATACCTACAATGAAAATAACTATCATTTCCCCAATTATGAATATCCAAATTTCCCAAACAACTTTGAACTAACTCACACTTTATCTTGGGCAGGAATTTATGAGAAAAACAATTTCAAAATTGCTTTAGGTACAAAATGGTCTTCTGGAAGACCAAAAACATCTCCTGATTTATCCCGAATTGATCTTGCAAATCCTGTATTAGTATACAACAAACCAAACGACAGCAATCTGAATATGTTTTCGCAGGTTAATCTTTCTTCAACGTATAAATGGGAAACCGCAGATGGCATTCAGTACAAATTAGGAATCTCAATCTTGAATATCCTAAACCGAAGAAATGAAATCAGCGAATATTACAGGATTAGTTCTTTAACAAATTCTATAGAAGAAGTTGATACTTTCTCTTTGCAAAGAACTCCAAACGTGAGCTTTAGAATTTCTTTCTAATTAGAATTCGGTTATTATTTATCCTTAAATTTTCTGCAAGGTCTTTTTTTTATTTTTTAGGTATTCTGAAGGTTTTGAAATAATACCTACAAGGTTTTGAAAACCTTGCAGGAACTCAAATTATGCTATATATCAAATACCTATTTTTCTACTATTATTTCTTCAAGAGTTTAAAAGGCTCTTATTCTTCTCTTTACATTTTTTTTTAAGAAAATCTCAATTCTTTGGTAGGGTAATTTGTATTAAGGCTGTTTCACTATAGAATCACATTTTGATTTTAGACAGTTTTAAGCATGACAGAACAGGAAATCCTAACAAATAACAAAAGAAAAAAAAGATTTGCATCGAAATACAAATCTGAAATAGTTCCTATCATGGACGCTCTTTATATCATAAACGGAAAATGGAGAATTCCCATTGTATTGGCACTCATGGAAGGAAATAAACGGTTTTCTGAACTTCAAAAAGAAGTAAACAAAATCACTTCGAAAGTTTTGGCCAATGAGCTGAGAGAAATGGAACTAAACGGATTTGTCATAAAAAAAGAAAACGAGCAAAGCCGTTCCAAGACCGAATATGAATTAACAAATTACAGCACTTCACTTGAGCCTATAATAAAATCATTACGGGATTTTGGTACGCAGCACAGACAGAAAATAAGAAATGATGCCAGTACCGCAGACTGAAAAACATTTTTTAATTCATAAACCAATTTAATTTTTATCCAAAACAAAAAATTACTCAAAACTAAAACAGAATATGAAAAGAAAAAAAATTGCCGTACTAATTGCAATCCTACTGATATTAGTTTCAGCAGGAATCTATTTCTATTACGGTTTTCTATTTAAAGAAGCCCGCAATATAGAATCAGAAATACCCGAATATACTATTTCAGCATCTCAATTACTTACAGATTACAATACCGATCCTAAAAAAGCAGATTCCCTATACCTCAACAAAACCATTGAAATAACAGGCAAAGCAACCAAAGAAACCGATTCTGTGATTACACTCGAAAATGCGGTTTTCTGTCTTTTCAAAGAAAAAGTAACACCAAAACAAATCCATAATAAAATCACGATTAAAGGTAAATGCATTGGATATGACGAACTATTTATGGAAGTCAAACTGGATCAGTGCACATTAATAAACAAACAAAACAAATAAATCAATTATGAAGAAATTTTTAGTTCCATTCTGCCTGTTTTTAGTGACAATGGCATATTCTCAGGATGATTTGCTTAAGAGTCTTGATTCTACTCAAACAGAAGAAAGTTATTCTACAGCTACTTTTAAGGCTTTACAGCTGGTAACCTTGCAAACCACGAAAATGCCTGCAAAAAAAGAATTCTATTTTGTAGTCTCACACCGTTTTGGAACAGTTAAAGATGGTTTTGACAGTTTTTTCGGGCTTGATAATGCAACAACCAAACTTGGCGGTATTTATGGCGTAACAGACTGGTTATCTGTCAGCCTTTCCAGACATACATTAAACAAAATGTACGAAACTGGATTAAAGTACCGTGTGGCAAGACAGAATGATAATTTTCCTTTGGACATTGTTGGGTATAGTGTTGCTGACATAAACACTTTTCTTGAAAAAGAACAATACCCGGGCTTAGAATTTAAACACCGTATGGCCTATGTACAGCAGGTTTTAATATCTAGAAAAGTGAGTGAAAAATTATCGTTCGAATTAGTACCATCTTTTATTCACAAAAATCTTTATAACCCAGACATAGAAAGAGATAATCAGTTTTCTTTTGGCGGTGGAGGACGCTACAAAATAACGAAAAGATTATCAGTGAATTTAGAGTACATGCACAATTTCGACAAGCCTGATTTCTACAAAAATCCGCTGTCTGTAGGTTTGGATGTCGAAACCGGCGGACACGTATTCCAATTAATCTTTACCAATTCACAGTCTATGAGCGAGAGCGGATACCTTACTAATGCAGCAGGAGACTGGGGCAAAGGAGATTTCTTCTTTGGATTTAACCTATACAGAGTTTTTTAATAACGACAAACACATAAAAATCATGAAAAAAACAATCGTATTGACAATTTTAGTGGCCGTATTTGCAAGCTGTAGTGATTCTGACACGTTTCAGGATATCGAAGGAACAACACCTACTACACCAACAAATCCGACGAATCCCACAACTCCAACAACTTCTGTTACCTATACTAAAGATGTAAAATCTATTATTGATGCCAACTGTATCAGCTGTCATGCCAGCGGAAGATCTGCTTCTTTCAGACCGCTTACTACTTTCGCTCAGGTAAAAGCTGCTGTTGAAAATGCTGGTTTATTAAGCCGAATCCAGCTTCAAACCGGCCAGCAGGGAATAA
This portion of the Flavobacterium panacagri genome encodes:
- a CDS encoding TonB-dependent receptor: MFFLLFVLNVFAQDKGKIISFKKIIIDIEKQHGVSFNYTEDNIADLELNPPKKSLSLEQKLEYLSKKTNLSFENIGNKFINIYKKDKVSNLICGYVLSVLDKRPIENANISFPDKTHIETDSEGYFEFSKQEKNTFITSHVGFVSKRITAGNTDSKNCIQIFLEPEITELQEIKANAILASGISKNTDGSLVIKPKKFGILPGLIEPDALQTMQQVPGVNSLDESVSSINVRGGTHDQNLFLWNGIRMFQTGHFFGLISVFNPNLAHTISIYKNGSSAFYGESVSSVVAISSTPETEEKNSFSAGINMINADVYAKYNFSKKSYIEISARKSITDFVETPTYKEYFNKVFQNTTITDFSQNQNVDYQSDKKFGFYDATLKYAQKIGLKDQVVLDLITIKDNLEVFQSASFYDINISENNILRQQNYGGNLSWKRNWNSFNTTKINIYNSTYELLANQKTTYVNQIVVQENTVNNNGINLENNHILSPKFSFNNGYQFNEIGITNFEQVTNPDFYRKIKDVLRTHALILEGKYNDTISRIYFKTGIRINYIEKFQKYIAEPRFQFGYGISKSLNLELLGELKSQNTQQIIDLQKDYFGIEKRRWIISNNTTIPIQKSRQLSLNLFYKKNDWLLDIENFYKKVMGITTSSQGFQNQLEFVRTTGDYEVWGTEMLVQKKINHFLTWFSYTYNENNYHFPNYEYPNFPNNFELTHTLSWAGIYEKNNFKIALGTKWSSGRPKTSPDLSRIDLANPVLVYNKPNDSNLNMFSQVNLSSTYKWETADGIQYKLGISILNILNRRNEISEYYRISSLTNSIEEVDTFSLQRTPNVSFRISF
- a CDS encoding winged helix-turn-helix transcriptional regulator; translation: MDALYIINGKWRIPIVLALMEGNKRFSELQKEVNKITSKVLANELREMELNGFVIKKENEQSRSKTEYELTNYSTSLEPIIKSLRDFGTQHRQKIRNDASTAD
- a CDS encoding OB-fold protein, whose protein sequence is MKRKKIAVLIAILLILVSAGIYFYYGFLFKEARNIESEIPEYTISASQLLTDYNTDPKKADSLYLNKTIEITGKATKETDSVITLENAVFCLFKEKVTPKQIHNKITIKGKCIGYDELFMEVKLDQCTLINKQNK
- a CDS encoding DUF5777 family beta-barrel protein; this encodes MKKFLVPFCLFLVTMAYSQDDLLKSLDSTQTEESYSTATFKALQLVTLQTTKMPAKKEFYFVVSHRFGTVKDGFDSFFGLDNATTKLGGIYGVTDWLSVSLSRHTLNKMYETGLKYRVARQNDNFPLDIVGYSVADINTFLEKEQYPGLEFKHRMAYVQQVLISRKVSEKLSFELVPSFIHKNLYNPDIERDNQFSFGGGGRYKITKRLSVNLEYMHNFDKPDFYKNPLSVGLDVETGGHVFQLIFTNSQSMSESGYLTNAAGDWGKGDFFFGFNLYRVF
- a CDS encoding cytochrome c, with the protein product MKKTIVLTILVAVFASCSDSDTFQDIEGTTPTTPTNPTNPTTPTTSVTYTKDVKSIIDANCISCHASGRSASFRPLTTFAQVKAAVENAGLLSRIQLQTGQQGIMPQAGRMAQANIDLIVKWNTDGLKEN